TTTTGTGTTTGTTGCATGATTGCAATGCATCCCGTGCAGATATCCACGCATTACTCCACCTCCCAAATGATATCCGTACGttgatatatataatggtgttgcaaTCGGCAGCCATGAAAACCAAAAACATAACATGGAGATGAAGATCACCGCCTCCACCCTGCTGCTGCTTGTTGGCGGTATGCTGGTCCATGTCCTGCCTACGATCTGCACGGCGGCCGGTGGGTTCAGCCTGCCACTAGTCGCCAACCACGGCGGGGGCAGGTACCGCGTGGACGCCGACGGCTTTATGGTCGTGAACGCCACGAGCTTCCACCACCGTCCCCCGCTGACGCCCCCCCTGGAGTACACGTATGGCGTGGCCGTGACCATCGGCACGGGCCGCGGCAAGTCGACATACTTCCTCGTGCTGGACACGGCCAGCAGCCTGCCGTGGATGCGGTGCGCGCACTGCTTGCCGGTGCAACGACAACGTAGCCCCGTGTTCGACCCTAGCGACTCGAGCAGCTACCGCCCTCTCCATCCGACGAGCCCCCTGTGCCGGGCGCCCAACCCCGTCCTCCCCGCCGGCGACAAGTGCTCCTTCCACCTCCCAGGGGAGGCACACGGCTACGTCGGCACCGACACCATCATCTTGGGTAATCCGACTTTACCTATCCATAGCGTCGCCTTCGGGTGCGCGCAGAGCACCGAGGGGTTCGACACCAAAGGCACGTTCGCAGGCACGCTGGGCATGGGCAGGCTGCCTACCTCCCTCATCATGCAGATCAAGGATCGTGTCGGCTCGCGCTTCTCCTACTGTCTGATCGGCCTAGGTCACAGCCAGGGCCGGAACGGCTTCATCCGCTTCGGCGCTGACATCCCGGATCCCACGCTTCTGGTCCACCATCGCATCAAGATCCTTCCTACGCCGCCACACCTGCCGCACGGCGTCGCCGACTCGGCCTACTACGTGAAACTTCTGGGCATTAGCctcaacgggaccccgatcccggGCATCCGGCAGGCTATGTTCGAGCGGCGGAGCGATGGGTCAGGAGGGTGCTTCGTGGACGCCGGCACGCAGGTCACCCATCTGGTGCCGGCGGCGTACGCGGTcgtggaggaggcggtggcgcacATGGTGCAGCAGTGGGGGTACAAGCGCG
This genomic stretch from Hordeum vulgare subsp. vulgare chromosome 6H, MorexV3_pseudomolecules_assembly, whole genome shotgun sequence harbors:
- the LOC123402392 gene encoding aspartic proteinase nepenthesin-1-like — translated: MEMKITASTLLLLVGGMLVHVLPTICTAAGGFSLPLVANHGGGRYRVDADGFMVVNATSFHHRPPLTPPLEYTYGVAVTIGTGRGKSTYFLVLDTASSLPWMRCAHCLPVQRQRSPVFDPSDSSSYRPLHPTSPLCRAPNPVLPAGDKCSFHLPGEAHGYVGTDTIILGNPTLPIHSVAFGCAQSTEGFDTKGTFAGTLGMGRLPTSLIMQIKDRVGSRFSYCLIGLGHSQGRNGFIRFGADIPDPTLLVHHRIKILPTPPHLPHGVADSAYYVKLLGISLNGTPIPGIRQAMFERRSDGSGGCFVDAGTQVTHLVPAAYAVVEEAVAHMVQQWGYKRVRDPNFSLCFREHPGIWSHIPKLTLDFEGPASRTVAHLEIVSRNLFLKVDNQPLVCFGVYRTSRGSPTVVGAMQQVDTRFIFDLHANTITFHRESCEADTVATPSEW